From the Streptococcus sanguinis genome, the window TGCTCTTTCAGCTGCTCTGCAAAGGAAACTTCCTTTAGTTTGACAGGCATCTTTGCAATTTTAGACACATGATCTATAAAATACTGGGCCAGTCTCTTATCTACAAAGAGCTGAGCGCGCTCTCCAACCACAAGAATATCACCAAAGGTCCGTCTTTCAATCCCTAATTGATTGAGAAGAGTGCCCATAATCTGTGAATGACTGATTTTATAAAATTTGCTTGCATAGGAAATTTCCAGCAAGCTCAATTCAAAATCATCCATATTCAGTTGGTAATAAGAAGGCGCCACAAGAACTCTTGCCAGTTCACTTGGAAAAAAATCCGTACTAGCAAAGACTTGCACATCATATTGCTTGCCAATATTCTTCAGGATTGAGACCTGATGGGGATTCAGAAAAGACGTTGTTTCAAAGGCATAGGTATCTTGAACCCGCTGAAGCAGCTCCAGACTCCTATCAATAAACTCTCGATCCTCATGCGAAAAATGTTGATATAAATCTTTCATTATAATAACATTAGTAAGACGCTTATTAAATAAAAGACCACACGATTTAAAAGGTTTAAAGCCAGAATTGCAACCCAAACGGTAAAGTCCAGCCCTGCAAACTGCAAGGGAAGACGGCGGAAAAGTTTTAAATACGGTTCTACAATTCGTGTTAGAAACTCTCCGAATTTGGTTTGATAGGCTCCTGGAAACCAAGATAGAAGTGCATAGACAATCAAGGCAATGCTATAAAGATCGAAAAGATTAGAGATGGCACGAATTACAAAATATAACATATCTCTTATCTACTGCGCTTCATATCAAAGTCGAATTCGCTGATTTCAACATCGTTTGGCAGGCGGATATCTTCCACATTTACCACTACATTAATCGGAGTCAGCAAATACATAGTGCTTGCAACTTTTTTCAAATTTCCAGCCAAGACATAACGCGCACCGTCTAGGTAGTCTAAACAGCGACGAGCCTGTACCTCAGTCATATACTGGAAGTCAATCAGGATGCTTTCATTGGCCAAAAGCAAGTCAACAATTTCAGTCGCTTCCTCATATCTCCTCGGATAACGAACATCAATCGTAATCTTCTCATCCGCATTTGCACGGTGCTGAGCCAATTCCTGCTGACGTGCATGCAGTCTGGTAATATTCTCTGTCGAAGATTTCTGTTGTGGCTGTGGTTTAGGCTGTGGCTTGGCCGCAGCAACCGGACGAGGAGCTGGCTTGCTCTCTCTGACTGGCTTAGGCTGAACCAATTCAGGCTTCTGCTTAACAGGCGCTGCAGGTCTGCTGACAGTCTGCTCCTGAACCTCAGTCTCATCTCCATCTTCTGTAAAATAATCTATAAATTTATCAAATCTATCTTTTAATGACATATTTCTTTCCTATTTAAAAAATGCTGTACCGATTCTGACATAGGTCGAGCCATGGGCAATTGCTTCTGGATAATCACGGCTCATTCCCATGCTTAATTCAGAAAAGGGCATATTATTTAACTGTTTCTTTTTTAATTCTTTTTGTAGTTGATGAG encodes:
- a CDS encoding RNA-binding protein, yielding MMKDLYQHFSHEDREFIDRSLELLQRVQDTYAFETTSFLNPHQVSILKNIGKQYDVQVFASTDFFPSELARVLVAPSYYQLNMDDFELSLLEISYASKFYKISHSQIMGTLLNQLGIERRTFGDILVVGERAQLFVDKRLAQYFIDHVSKIAKMPVKLKEVSFAEQLKEQKQSATREILASSLRLDKLVASTFKLSRSQAAQLISGKHVKMNYAVNDNPSQQVGLEDLISVRRFGRFKVLRENGLSKNGKHKLTVELLASK
- a CDS encoding cell division protein SepF; this encodes MSLKDRFDKFIDYFTEDGDETEVQEQTVSRPAAPVKQKPELVQPKPVRESKPAPRPVAAAKPQPKPQPQQKSSTENITRLHARQQELAQHRANADEKITIDVRYPRRYEEATEIVDLLLANESILIDFQYMTEVQARRCLDYLDGARYVLAGNLKKVASTMYLLTPINVVVNVEDIRLPNDVEISEFDFDMKRSR
- a CDS encoding YggT family protein, which produces MLYFVIRAISNLFDLYSIALIVYALLSWFPGAYQTKFGEFLTRIVEPYLKLFRRLPLQFAGLDFTVWVAILALNLLNRVVFYLISVLLMLL